The Thiothrix subterranea genome has a segment encoding these proteins:
- a CDS encoding type I secretion system permease/ATPase, with protein MNAKSRRVNDDKSELKGVLDSFRGSFLYVGFFSLFINLLMLVPPFYMLQVYDRVMASRSLETLLMITLIVVWLFITMGLLEYARSRMLVRIGSQLDDRLNSRLYSAMTKMALRQPGRASSQPLNDLTSMRQFMTGNGPFAFFDAPWIPIYFAILFVFHPMFGVFALFAAAILIGLAIMNEVSTRDLMKDANNRNIQSTSAMSAQLRNAEVLHAMGMESAMREHWLRQHLAFLQAQSDASDKAGIWMNFSKTLRIMFQSLMLGLGGYLAINNEITAGMIIAGSILMGRALGPIDQMIGAWKQFNSARMAYARLEELLQGIPDNDRRMSLPAPKGDLRVESVTLIPPGSQQPILRSVSFDIAPGDALLVLGPSASGKSSLLRALLGIWPLAAGKVRLDGAEIGHWNRDELGSHIGYLPQDVELFEGTIAQNIARFNKIESEKVMDAARMAGVDEMIRRLPEGYDTLIGPGGATLSGGQRQRVGLARAIYGKPSVVILDEPNASLDDAGELALVNACKQLKSQGTTLILVTHRRSILEIADKVLLLVEGQVRLFGERDNVLQQLAAQNQQAVAAAQARSQQQPRVAVVSSITAGSKG; from the coding sequence ATGAATGCGAAAAGCAGAAGGGTCAATGACGACAAGTCAGAACTGAAGGGGGTTTTGGATAGCTTTCGCGGAAGCTTTCTTTATGTAGGTTTTTTCAGTCTTTTCATTAACCTACTCATGCTTGTCCCGCCGTTTTACATGTTGCAAGTATACGATCGTGTCATGGCGAGCCGCAGCCTAGAAACCTTGCTAATGATTACGTTAATCGTGGTTTGGCTATTCATTACAATGGGGTTACTGGAATATGCGCGATCACGGATGCTGGTCAGAATTGGTTCGCAACTGGATGATCGCTTAAATTCTCGCCTGTATAGCGCCATGACTAAAATGGCGCTTCGTCAGCCGGGTCGGGCATCTTCGCAACCACTGAATGATCTGACAAGTATGCGTCAGTTTATGACAGGAAATGGCCCCTTCGCCTTTTTTGATGCACCTTGGATTCCAATTTACTTTGCTATTCTATTTGTATTTCACCCGATGTTCGGTGTTTTCGCTCTATTTGCGGCGGCTATTTTGATTGGACTCGCCATCATGAATGAGGTTTCTACCCGCGATCTCATGAAAGATGCTAATAACCGAAATATTCAATCCACCAGTGCGATGAGTGCGCAGTTACGCAATGCCGAAGTATTACACGCCATGGGCATGGAATCTGCCATGCGTGAACATTGGTTGCGTCAACATTTAGCTTTTTTACAAGCACAATCCGATGCTTCTGACAAAGCAGGCATTTGGATGAACTTTAGTAAAACCTTGCGCATCATGTTTCAATCATTAATGCTGGGTTTAGGCGGATACCTAGCCATCAATAATGAAATTACTGCCGGTATGATCATTGCTGGCTCTATCCTGATGGGGCGTGCTTTAGGCCCGATTGACCAAATGATTGGCGCATGGAAACAATTTAATTCAGCTCGCATGGCTTATGCACGCCTAGAAGAGTTGCTGCAAGGCATCCCTGATAACGATCGCAGAATGTCTTTGCCAGCGCCTAAAGGCGATTTACGGGTTGAATCCGTCACCCTTATTCCTCCCGGTTCACAGCAACCCATTTTGAGAAGTGTTAGCTTTGACATCGCACCTGGAGATGCCTTATTGGTATTGGGGCCTAGTGCTTCTGGAAAATCGTCACTGCTACGTGCCTTACTCGGCATCTGGCCATTAGCCGCAGGCAAAGTCCGATTAGATGGTGCTGAAATTGGGCATTGGAATCGTGATGAACTTGGCTCTCATATTGGCTATTTACCCCAAGACGTTGAACTTTTTGAGGGTACGATTGCCCAAAATATTGCGCGATTTAACAAAATAGAATCAGAGAAAGTCATGGATGCTGCTCGTATGGCGGGTGTTGATGAAATGATCCGTCGCTTGCCAGAGGGTTATGACACCCTGATCGGTCCTGGTGGAGCAACCCTCTCTGGTGGGCAGCGGCAACGGGTCGGGTTAGCACGAGCCATTTACGGCAAACCTAGCGTCGTGATTTTAGATGAACCCAATGCAAGCCTGGATGATGCAGGGGAATTAGCCTTAGTCAATGCGTGTAAACAACTCAAGTCACAAGGCACAACGCTAATTCTAGTGACACATCGCCGTAGTATTTTAGAAATAGCTGACAAGGTACTGTTGTTGGTAGAAGGACAAGTACGCTTATTTGGGGAACGCGACAACGTATTGCAGCAATTAGCCGCACAAAATCAACAAGCAGTCGCTGCTGCTCAAGCACGTTCACAACAACAACCTAGAGTAGCTGTTGTGTCATCCATTACAGCCGGAAGTAAGGGTTAA
- a CDS encoding ABC transporter permease, which produces MKLDISIERKEYWKQQGIKILLFAKWELRDQFRNRLLGGSWLFLQPLSYILIFTLVFSHLMNARLQQFDSPYAYSIYLISGILLWNLMAGILQRLTNIYAEKASLIKKVPISLVLMPLYVPLVELVIFLIAGTFFGIFLISIHYSPTLYWLWLPVIVLLSVFFTYNLGLILGILSVFMPDLRNFISILLQLAFWMTPIVYVDSILPTWVAEWLMFNPFYWSVSNMHKIILHGQAPDLALLVLLFSTGVIMAFFARHLQKRLEKDVRDLL; this is translated from the coding sequence ATGAAGCTTGATATTTCAATAGAACGTAAAGAATATTGGAAACAGCAGGGTATTAAAATCCTGCTGTTTGCCAAGTGGGAACTACGTGATCAATTTCGCAATCGTTTATTGGGTGGCTCATGGCTATTTTTACAACCATTAAGTTATATACTTATTTTTACATTAGTTTTTTCACACCTAATGAACGCCCGTCTGCAACAATTTGACTCACCTTACGCTTATAGCATTTACCTGATCAGTGGTATTTTATTGTGGAATTTAATGGCGGGAATTTTACAACGCCTAACAAATATATACGCTGAAAAAGCAAGTTTAATTAAAAAAGTCCCCATAAGCTTGGTATTAATGCCACTCTATGTTCCACTTGTTGAATTAGTCATATTTTTAATTGCTGGTACTTTTTTCGGGATATTTTTAATATCTATACATTACAGCCCTACACTTTATTGGTTGTGGCTGCCTGTCATTGTATTATTAAGTGTATTTTTTACCTATAACTTAGGTTTGATTTTAGGAATTTTATCTGTATTCATGCCTGATTTGAGGAATTTTATTAGCATCCTATTACAATTAGCATTTTGGATGACACCTATTGTTTATGTGGATTCTATTCTTCCTACTTGGGTTGCAGAATGGCTGATGTTTAATCCATTTTATTGGAGCGTCAGCAATATGCATAAAATTATATTACACGGACAAGCTCCCGATTTAGCTTTATTAGTACTACTATTCAGCACGGGTGTCATTATGGCGTTTTTTGCTCGTCACTTGCAAAAACGCTTGGAAAAGGATGTCCGTGATTTATTGTGA
- a CDS encoding BrnA antitoxin family protein gives MREHYDFTTMQGKRNPYIKHLKQPVTIRLDNDAVEYFKAMTEETGIPYQTLINLYLRDCVTQHRKLDLSWKTT, from the coding sequence ATGAGAGAACATTACGACTTCACCACTATGCAGGGGAAACGCAACCCCTACATCAAACATTTAAAACAACCGGTCACCATCCGCTTGGATAACGATGCCGTGGAATACTTCAAAGCCATGACCGAAGAAACCGGCATCCCCTACCAAACACTCATTAACCTCTATTTGCGGGATTGTGTCACCCAGCACCGTAAACTGGATTTGTCATGGAAAACCACCTGA
- a CDS encoding phosphoribosyltransferase, whose product MIKRYPWDNFPPIWIHANESSVKQHPAYRAAKSGDPDAAYQLVNAQLNSTIIGQLATRFATHKPMLVSAHAVEGSGVNAIPEALADMLAQQLDWMADTAIIQTNIVGHTGADGFSRLARQATFDGDIINGCPYLLVDDFIGQGGTLANLRAHIIQGGGTVLGATVLTGKPHSSNITLTLSTLEQLRQKHGNILEHWWQQRFGFGLDCLTESEARYLLNTPNVDRIRNQIIAASQTRDCPADQ is encoded by the coding sequence ATGATAAAGCGTTACCCTTGGGATAATTTTCCACCCATCTGGATTCATGCCAATGAATCGTCAGTCAAACAACACCCTGCCTACCGTGCAGCAAAATCTGGCGACCCTGACGCTGCTTACCAGCTAGTAAACGCTCAATTAAACTCCACTATTATTGGACAATTAGCCACTCGGTTCGCCACACACAAACCCATGCTGGTATCCGCCCATGCCGTAGAAGGCTCAGGTGTAAACGCCATACCTGAAGCACTCGCCGATATGCTTGCCCAGCAATTAGATTGGATGGCTGACACCGCCATTATTCAAACCAATATCGTTGGGCATACCGGAGCAGATGGCTTTTCCCGCTTGGCACGACAAGCAACCTTTGATGGTGACATTATCAACGGCTGCCCCTACCTGCTGGTAGATGATTTCATTGGACAAGGCGGCACATTAGCCAACTTACGCGCACATATCATACAGGGTGGTGGCACGGTATTAGGCGCAACTGTCTTGACAGGCAAGCCTCATTCCTCAAACATAACCTTAACCCTATCCACACTGGAACAACTGAGGCAAAAACATGGAAACATACTTGAACACTGGTGGCAACAACGCTTCGGCTTCGGGCTTGACTGCCTTACAGAGTCTGAAGCACGTTACCTGCTCAACACCCCGAATGTTGACCGCATCCGAAATCAAATTATTGCGGCAAGCCAAACTAGAGATTGCCCTGCGGATCAATGA
- a CDS encoding DUF1501 domain-containing protein has protein sequence MMDRRTFLQLSGLVGCGLFTPRLWAETPKSATQATKTLILVELKGGNDGLNTLIPYADELYYQHRPKLAIPQKEIITLDKKVGMHPALTPLQPLWEAGDMAWIQGVGYANPIRSHFRAMDIWDSANTEDTEVSTGWVAKTLTTEGLKGVAVDCSLGPLYSSDLSTIGLVNPKQFARLGKKLEGIKAESAINPALQHVLEVQNSVDTLAQRFLSKINTAPAPTIAFPTHRFGKSLESVYGLMSAGLNIPTYKVSLTGFDTHANQRPRHANLLKTLAESLTILVDNLKASHQWDNTLIMTYSEFGRRLQENASGGTDHGTAAPQLMLGGTVKGGFYGTYQALDQLDDRGDPVFTTDFRGIYSTIAQQWWQLSPTTQSENSQPNLHLFNQPKT, from the coding sequence ATGATGGATCGTAGAACCTTTCTCCAGTTAAGCGGGCTTGTCGGTTGCGGACTGTTTACCCCACGATTATGGGCAGAAACACCCAAGTCAGCCACACAAGCCACCAAAACCCTGATACTGGTCGAGTTGAAAGGCGGTAACGATGGCTTGAACACCCTGATTCCGTATGCCGATGAGTTGTATTACCAACATCGCCCTAAGCTGGCTATCCCACAAAAAGAAATCATCACCCTCGATAAAAAAGTCGGAATGCACCCTGCTCTCACCCCGCTACAACCATTGTGGGAAGCCGGAGACATGGCATGGATTCAAGGTGTGGGTTATGCCAACCCCATACGCTCCCATTTCCGTGCAATGGATATTTGGGATAGCGCCAACACCGAAGACACTGAAGTCAGCACAGGCTGGGTAGCCAAAACGCTCACCACGGAAGGTTTAAAAGGGGTCGCAGTCGATTGTTCTCTTGGCCCCTTATACAGTAGCGATCTTTCCACCATCGGTTTAGTCAACCCCAAACAATTCGCCCGTTTGGGTAAAAAGCTAGAAGGAATCAAAGCAGAGAGCGCTATCAACCCCGCATTACAGCACGTATTGGAAGTGCAAAACAGCGTCGATACACTTGCTCAGCGCTTTCTCAGCAAAATTAACACCGCACCCGCGCCAACAATAGCCTTCCCAACCCACCGCTTCGGCAAAAGTCTGGAATCGGTTTATGGCTTGATGAGTGCCGGACTCAATATACCCACCTATAAAGTATCGCTGACTGGGTTTGACACCCATGCCAACCAACGGCCCCGTCATGCCAATCTGCTCAAGACATTGGCTGAAAGCCTCACGATTTTGGTTGATAATTTGAAAGCCAGCCATCAATGGGATAATACCCTGATCATGACCTATTCCGAGTTCGGGCGGCGCTTGCAAGAAAATGCTAGTGGTGGCACTGATCATGGCACCGCAGCCCCACAATTGATGTTGGGCGGAACAGTCAAAGGTGGGTTTTACGGCACTTATCAAGCCCTGGATCAATTAGATGATCGGGGAGACCCTGTTTTCACCACGGATTTTCGCGGCATTTATAGCACTATTGCCCAGCAATGGTGGCAATTATCGCCCACGACGCAATCGGAAAACAGTCAGCCAAACCTGCATCTGTTCAATCAACCTAAGACTTAA
- a CDS encoding HlyD family type I secretion periplasmic adaptor subunit gives MSSSVALGNVIQEGTLIAAEGSSSSITLKKDDGPYRIFGIAVLVLMFGAFFLWSAFAPLDQAVVSMGRTVVASQNKVVQHMDGGIVNKIHVRDGDIVTAGTVLLELDDVQLKAQLDSTEGQLWEVEASLERLRAERDGVPLQWTTAHLKTIPTDIIKTQEKLFEARQQAQVSGQNALKQRQPQAQEQIIGLQQQIAGLEARFDTLVKRRNSLDQDIGRLQGLFNQRLISDIELREKERESTQLEGDMASTKAEVARSKAEIARIREGMTETGHQVVLNREEYLKEVSTQLSELQARRTQLHSQQVAVLDKLARIVIKAPVDGKVKGFEVVTVGAVLQAGAPIMEIVPNGQDFKIIAEVEPAHIDVISPGLDAEIRLSVFDNARYFPVIYAKVEDVSADTLTDPSTKMSYYKTSLSLKPESLSLLDKEQLELVSGMPVEVMILTGERTLLDYLLKPFTDMLARSFNEA, from the coding sequence ATGAGTAGTTCAGTCGCACTAGGGAACGTTATACAAGAAGGTACATTGATTGCTGCGGAAGGTAGCTCAAGCAGTATCACACTAAAAAAAGATGATGGCCCTTACCGTATCTTTGGGATAGCGGTATTGGTATTGATGTTCGGCGCTTTCTTTTTATGGTCAGCCTTTGCTCCGTTGGATCAAGCAGTGGTCAGCATGGGACGCACTGTCGTGGCTTCGCAAAATAAAGTCGTACAACACATGGACGGCGGCATCGTCAATAAAATTCACGTGCGTGATGGGGACATCGTAACCGCTGGCACGGTTTTATTGGAATTAGATGATGTTCAATTAAAAGCACAATTAGACAGCACCGAAGGGCAGTTATGGGAAGTCGAGGCGAGTTTAGAACGTTTACGAGCAGAACGCGACGGCGTTCCGTTGCAGTGGACGACGGCACACCTGAAGACCATACCGACTGACATTATCAAAACCCAAGAAAAATTGTTTGAAGCACGGCAACAAGCCCAAGTTTCGGGTCAAAATGCACTCAAACAACGTCAACCGCAAGCACAAGAGCAAATCATCGGTTTGCAACAGCAAATCGCCGGCTTAGAGGCACGCTTTGACACCTTAGTAAAAAGACGCAATTCTTTGGATCAAGACATAGGGCGCTTACAAGGTTTATTTAATCAGCGCCTAATTTCCGACATTGAACTGCGCGAAAAAGAACGTGAGTCCACTCAACTGGAAGGCGATATGGCATCAACAAAAGCCGAAGTTGCACGCTCAAAAGCTGAAATTGCGCGAATTCGGGAAGGTATGACCGAAACAGGGCATCAAGTCGTCTTGAACCGCGAAGAATACCTAAAAGAAGTCAGCACCCAACTCAGTGAATTACAAGCTCGCCGTACACAACTGCATTCACAACAAGTCGCTGTTCTTGATAAATTAGCACGCATCGTGATCAAAGCGCCGGTAGATGGGAAAGTCAAAGGTTTTGAAGTTGTCACCGTAGGTGCTGTACTGCAAGCTGGCGCACCTATTATGGAAATAGTCCCGAATGGACAGGATTTCAAGATTATCGCTGAAGTCGAGCCTGCACACATTGATGTCATTTCTCCGGGGTTGGATGCCGAAATACGCTTATCGGTATTCGATAATGCTCGTTATTTCCCCGTGATCTATGCTAAGGTAGAGGACGTTTCAGCCGACACCTTAACCGATCCAAGCACTAAAATGTCTTACTACAAAACTTCTTTATCGCTAAAACCTGAAAGTTTATCGTTGTTGGATAAAGAGCAATTGGAATTGGTTTCTGGAATGCCAGTTGAAGTAATGATTCTTACCGGAGAACGCACCCTATTGGATTATTTACTGAAACCCTTCACCGATATGTTGGCACGTAGCTTTAATGAAGCTTGA
- a CDS encoding sugar transferase, with translation MALLVRLTSPGPVLYWSDRVGENNRIFKMPKFRSMRTDTPAVATHLLKDPKACLTPIGGFLRKTSLDEIPQLWSILKGDMSFVGPRPALFNQDDLIALRTERSVHRIPPEGVTH, from the coding sequence GTGGCATTGCTAGTCCGCCTCACCTCGCCCGGCCCTGTTCTGTACTGGTCGGATCGTGTGGGTGAAAACAACCGTATCTTCAAAATGCCTAAATTCCGCAGTATGCGTACTGATACCCCGGCTGTAGCAACACACTTACTGAAAGACCCCAAGGCTTGCCTGACCCCGATCGGCGGTTTCCTGCGTAAAACCAGCCTTGATGAAATCCCACAACTGTGGAGCATCCTCAAAGGCGACATGAGCTTTGTCGGCCCACGCCCTGCCCTGTTCAATCAAGATGACTTGATCGCCTTACGTACTGAGCGGTCTGTGCACCGCATCCCCCCCGAAGGGGTGACTCACTAA
- a CDS encoding sugar transferase — MNLHPSFKRQSDLVLALLATAILLIPGLIVALLVRLTSPGPILYWSDRVGENNRIFKMPKFRSMRTDTPAVATHLLKDPKACLTPIGGFLRKTSLDEIPQLWSILKGDMSFVGPRPALFNQEDLIALRTERSVHRIPPGLTGWAQINGRDELPIPQKVALDAEYLQRQSFWFDLKIIWLTALKVIRSEGVTH; from the coding sequence ATGAACTTACATCCAAGCTTCAAACGCCAATCCGATCTGGTATTAGCATTGCTGGCTACCGCCATATTGCTAATACCGGGGTTAATCGTGGCATTGCTAGTCCGCTTGACCTCACCCGGCCCTATTCTGTACTGGTCTGATCGTGTGGGTGAAAACAATCGCATCTTCAAAATGCCCAAATTCCGCAGTATGCGTACCGACACCCCCGCTGTCGCCACGCACCTGCTGAAAGACCCCAAAGCTTGCCTGACGCCGATCGGTGGTTTCCTGCGTAAAACCAGCCTTGATGAAATTCCACAACTGTGGAGCATTCTCAAAGGCGACATGAGCTTTGTCGGTCCACGCCCTGCGCTGTTCAATCAAGAGGACTTGATCGCATTACGTACCGAGCGGTCTGTGCACCGCATCCCTCCCGGTTTGACGGGTTGGGCGCAAATCAACGGGCGTGATGAATTGCCTATTCCACAAAAAGTCGCCTTGGATGCCGAATACCTGCAACGCCAATCCTTCTGGTTTGACCTGAAAATCATCTGGCTGACCGCGCTCAAAGTCATACGCAGCGAAGGTGTGACCCACTAA
- a CDS encoding DUF1800 domain-containing protein, translating into MKINSLYDARHFSTRLRLGVDYTYASTLIGKDIAALAAAQTSAPIKIPEIPDITSWEEIQALPSKTKEQKQVRNRILRKDANTLVAWWLKQLHLTTHPQRERMVLFWHNHFTSELRKLRQPQLLYRQNQLFRKHALDDFSKLLHAIHKDPAMLLYLDGNKSKAAQPNENFARELLELFTLGEGHYTEQDIIQAARAFTGWRFLPKENEVVFQKKLHDTGKKTFLGKTGNFDATDIINILLDTPRTADFIAEKFWHEFINPGPPHKGIIAEWGKTFRESGYQISALLARVIQSDVFWAQENRATLIKSPVEFTIGLLRELQLDEFSAYPKLARINKQLGQELFSPLM; encoded by the coding sequence ATGAAAATTAACAGCCTATACGATGCTCGTCACTTCAGCACACGTTTACGTTTAGGTGTTGACTATACTTATGCAAGTACCCTCATCGGCAAAGACATCGCCGCATTAGCGGCGGCTCAAACTAGCGCTCCCATTAAGATACCGGAAATACCAGACATCACTTCATGGGAAGAGATACAGGCACTTCCCTCCAAAACCAAAGAACAGAAACAAGTCCGCAATCGTATACTGAGAAAAGATGCCAACACTCTCGTGGCTTGGTGGCTGAAACAGCTTCACCTCACCACACACCCGCAACGCGAACGCATGGTGTTGTTTTGGCACAATCACTTCACCTCTGAGCTACGCAAATTACGCCAGCCCCAACTCCTGTACCGTCAAAACCAGTTATTCCGCAAACACGCTTTGGATGACTTTAGCAAGTTACTACACGCCATTCACAAAGACCCCGCCATGTTGCTCTATCTGGATGGCAACAAGAGCAAAGCAGCGCAACCCAATGAAAATTTCGCCCGCGAACTGCTGGAGTTATTCACGCTAGGCGAAGGGCATTACACCGAACAAGACATTATCCAGGCTGCTCGTGCGTTCACAGGTTGGCGTTTTTTACCCAAAGAGAACGAAGTCGTTTTCCAAAAAAAGCTGCATGACACCGGCAAAAAAACCTTTTTAGGCAAAACAGGCAATTTTGATGCTACCGACATCATCAACATCCTGTTAGACACCCCCAGAACCGCCGACTTTATCGCCGAAAAATTCTGGCACGAGTTCATCAACCCCGGCCCCCCCCACAAAGGCATTATCGCAGAATGGGGAAAAACCTTCCGGGAAAGCGGCTACCAAATCTCCGCACTCCTTGCCCGTGTCATCCAAAGCGATGTTTTTTGGGCGCAAGAAAACCGTGCCACACTGATCAAATCCCCCGTTGAATTCACCATTGGATTATTACGCGAGTTGCAACTGGATGAGTTTTCCGCGTATCCCAAACTCGCCCGCATCAACAAACAACTAGGGCAGGAATTATTCTCCCCCCTGATGTAA
- a CDS encoding phosphoribosyltransferase produces the protein MPPTSTSLREYGIPISASEPFSLFEHDTDLKKHNCYQSAKAGDEQAAFILLKELALPFLIGIKGKLPRDAIFVAPFARESGGDNAIPQVLATFCQSILGGELDNGIVQVTRVFHTGADPMERLTMRPEFEGKVMSQRPYVLVDDVTNMGGTLAELANHIQRHSGIVAAIIVLVNAGRLKRLAPDKTIIGKLERRYPNEIINLFHICPHALTANEAQYLIGFKTADEIRNRRTKATEEIHRRLRSKGIELAADNNG, from the coding sequence ATGCCTCCCACCTCAACATCACTTCGTGAATACGGCATTCCCATCAGTGCGAGCGAGCCTTTCAGCTTATTCGAGCATGACACCGATCTAAAGAAACACAATTGTTATCAATCCGCTAAAGCAGGTGATGAACAAGCTGCATTTATATTGCTCAAAGAGTTAGCACTGCCATTTCTGATTGGTATCAAAGGAAAACTGCCCAGAGACGCAATATTCGTCGCTCCCTTCGCCAGAGAGTCCGGCGGTGACAACGCCATTCCCCAAGTATTAGCCACCTTTTGCCAGTCTATTTTGGGCGGGGAGCTGGACAACGGTATAGTACAAGTAACTCGCGTATTTCATACAGGTGCTGATCCAATGGAACGGCTGACGATGCGCCCTGAATTTGAAGGCAAGGTGATGTCACAACGACCTTATGTGTTAGTGGATGATGTCACTAATATGGGCGGAACCTTAGCCGAACTCGCGAATCATATTCAACGACATAGCGGCATAGTTGCCGCTATAATAGTGTTAGTTAATGCCGGACGTTTGAAACGCCTTGCACCCGATAAAACAATCATTGGCAAACTTGAGCGGAGATACCCTAATGAAATCATCAATCTGTTCCACATCTGCCCCCACGCCCTCACTGCCAACGAAGCCCAGTATCTCATTGGTTTCAAGACGGCTGACGAAATCAGAAATCGACGCACTAAGGCAACGGAAGAAATTCATCGCCGACTACGTTCAAAGGGAATTGAGCTTGCTGCTGACAACAATGGATAA
- a CDS encoding DUF29 domain-containing protein, with translation MNQATYDQDLYTWSLQQSQLLRERKFDQVDWEHIIEEIEDMSKSEKRVLQSFLETLLMHLLKWQYQPAYQGNSWKFTIIEQRERILEHLQENPGLKSKLPELIIRAYSYAVKGAMRETGLPISHFPENCPWTYETFMDETFWPESGITP, from the coding sequence ATGAACCAAGCCACCTACGACCAAGACCTCTACACATGGTCATTACAACAATCACAACTCCTGCGCGAACGTAAATTTGACCAAGTGGACTGGGAACACATCATCGAGGAAATCGAAGACATGAGTAAATCCGAAAAGCGTGTCCTACAATCCTTTTTGGAAACCCTGCTCATGCACCTGCTCAAATGGCAGTACCAACCTGCTTATCAAGGAAATAGTTGGAAATTTACCATTATCGAACAACGCGAACGCATCCTTGAGCATTTACAGGAAAATCCGGGGCTAAAAAGCAAACTACCTGAATTAATAATCAGGGCTTATAGCTATGCTGTAAAAGGTGCAATGCGTGAAACAGGTTTGCCTATCAGTCATTTCCCCGAAAACTGCCCGTGGACATATGAAACCTTTATGGATGAGACATTCTGGCCAGAATCAGGCATTACCCCATAA
- a CDS encoding NeuD/PglB/VioB family sugar acetyltransferase, whose amino-acid sequence MTHCYIYGAGGHGKVVFHTLASMGKTITAFLDDKLTHEQRCGLPILTPADIQDSATYTIHFAIGNNRIRHALQTAWQQRDISAATAVHPRATCYPSTTIGTGNFLTAGSITDPDAVIGAGCILNHNSVVEHDTLIGDFCHIAQCAVIGGGVRLCTQCLVGAGAVILPYITIGNHVTIAAGATVTHDLPDNSTFPLPM is encoded by the coding sequence ATGACTCACTGCTACATCTACGGTGCAGGCGGACACGGCAAAGTCGTGTTTCACACCCTTGCCAGCATGGGCAAAACCATCACCGCGTTTTTGGATGATAAGCTCACTCACGAACAGCGCTGCGGCTTGCCCATCCTCACTCCCGCTGACATACAGGATTCAGCCACCTACACCATCCACTTCGCCATCGGCAATAACCGCATCCGCCACGCCTTGCAAACCGCATGGCAACAGCGCGATATCAGCGCCGCAACCGCCGTTCACCCCCGTGCCACCTGCTACCCAAGCACAACCATTGGCACGGGCAATTTTCTCACCGCTGGCAGCATCACCGACCCTGATGCCGTTATCGGTGCAGGCTGCATCCTCAACCACAACAGCGTGGTCGAACACGATACCCTCATCGGTGACTTTTGCCACATCGCCCAATGTGCCGTCATCGGTGGCGGAGTACGCCTCTGCACACAGTGCCTCGTTGGTGCAGGTGCGGTGATTTTGCCCTATATCACCATCGGCAATCACGTCACCATCGCAGCGGGGGCAACCGTCACCCATGACTTACCCGATAACAGCACATTTCCACTTCCCATGTGA
- a CDS encoding acetyltransferase — protein sequence MTLYIYGAGGHGKVVFHTFISMGKTITAFLDDKLTHEQRCGLPILAPADIQSSAPYTIHFAIGNNRIRHALQTAWQQRGISAATAIHPRATCYPSTTIGTGSLLTAGSITGPDAVIGAGCILNHNSVVEHDTLIGDFCHIAQCAVLGGGVRLGTQCLVGTGAVILPYLTIGNHVTIAAGATVTHDLPDNSTFPPPM from the coding sequence ATGACACTCTACATCTACGGTGCAGGCGGACACGGCAAAGTCGTGTTTCATACCTTTATCAGCATGGGCAAAACCATCACCGCGTTTTTGGATGATAAGCTCACTCACGAACAGCGCTGCGGCTTGCCCATCCTCGCTCCTGCTGACATACAGAGTTCAGCCCCCTACACCATCCACTTCGCCATCGGCAATAACCGCATCCGCCACGCCTTGCAAACCGCATGGCAACAGCGCGGCATCAGCGCCGCAACCGCCATTCACCCTCGCGCCACCTGCTACCCAAGCACAACCATTGGCACAGGCAGTTTGCTCACCGCTGGCAGCATCACCGGCCCAGATGCCGTTATCGGTGCAGGCTGCATCCTCAACCACAACAGCGTGGTCGAACACGATACCCTCATCGGTGACTTTTGCCACATTGCCCAGTGCGCCGTGCTCGGCGGCGGAGTACGCCTCGGCACACAATGCCTCGTTGGTACAGGCGCAGTGATCCTGCCGTATCTCACCATCGGCAATCACGTCACCATCGCAGCAGGTGCAACCGTCACCCATGATTTACCCGATAACAGCACGTTTCCACCCCCAATGTGA